The sequence below is a genomic window from Kitasatospora kifunensis.
GCTCTGCTGGCCTGCGCGGTGCCGCAGGCGGCAGCGCCGTGCGTGCGGTTCGACGCGCCCTGATGATCCAATTCGGGCGAATGGTCTTTCTGTGTGTTGGTATGTCGAGAGAGTGAGGGTGGATCGGTAGAGGGCGGAGGCGGCAGCATGTCGGGCCGATCATCGGACGAACCGACACCGGCTGAGCCCGGCCCCCCGCACCGGACCGAGCCGCTCGACCGGCCGTCACCCGCTGCCTACCGCCTGCCGCCCGCCGTGCGGCTGGCGGCGGCCTGGTCGGTGGCGGTGATCCTCTTCATCACCGTCGGCGGGCTGATCGTCTACGCACTCGTCGCACTGCGTGCCGCGACCGTCCCGCTCTTCCTCGCGCTGCTCGGCACCGCGCTGCTCTACCCCGTGATGCCCTGGCTGGTCCGGCGCGGCCTGTCGCGTGGCCTGGCCGCCGGGCTGACCTGCGCGGTCCTGGTCGCGGCCGTGTTCGGGGTACTGGCCGTGCTCACCAACTCGCTGGTGCACAGCGCGCCACAGATCGCCCACTCGCTCCAGCAGGCCGGCGACCAGATCGCCGAACGCCTCGGCCCACTCGGCGACCGGATCAAGTACGCGCTCTCCCAGTCCGCCGGCTCCGGCAGTTCGCTCGTCTCCTCGCTCGCCGACGGAGTCCTGTCCGGACTCGGCCTCGCCACCCAGGTGATCACCGGCAGCGTGCTCGCGCTGGCGCTGGTCTTCTTCTTCCTGCGCGACGGCCACCGCGGCGATGAGCTGGTCCGCTCGGTGCTGCCCGACGAGCGCGCCGACACGGTGATCGCCTGCGGCCTCAAGGCCTTCGCCGCGATGGCCGGGTTCATGCGCGGCACCACCCTGATCGCGCTGATCGACGCCACGTTCATCACGACCGGCCTGCTGATCCTCGACGTCCCCGGGGCGGCCGGCCTGGGTGCGCTGGTCTTCCTGGGCGCGTTCGTGCCGTTCATCGGAGCCTTCCTCTCCGGCACGGTCGCGGTGCTGGTGGCGCTGGCCGACGGCGGCCTGAGCAGAGCGCTCTGGACGCTCGGCGTGGTGCTCGCGGTGCAGATGGTGGAGGGCAATGTCCTGCAACCCATGATCCAGAGCCGGACGGTGGAACTGCACCCGGCGACGATCATGATCGCGGTGGTGGCCGGCTCCGGCGTGGCCGGGATCCTCGGCGCGTTGCTCGCGGTCCCGCTGAGCGCTGCCGGCCTCGGCATCATCAACGTGCTGCGCAGCCGGCCCGGCCCCGGCGGCCCGAGCCGGGGCGCCGGGTCGGCCGCCGGTGGGGCGGCGGCCGACGGGTGAAGCTGCTGGGCGAGGTGGTTGACGGGTGAACGGCTGATGGGTGGTCACCGCCACGGCCCCGCGGCCTGGCCGGGAGCACCGTACCCAGTACAGTCGGCGCTGTGGAATTCCGAACCGACATCCTGGGCGAGCCCTACGAAGCCGCCGACCTGGAACTGCGCCCCGACAACGAGGGCCCGGTCGGTGCCACGCTGGTCCGCCGCCTGACCCCGCAGCCCACCGACGGCAGCCCACGACGCGCCGTGCTCTACCTGCACGGCTACGTGGACTACTTCTTCCAGACACACCTGGCGGATCATTACGCCGCCCTCGGCTACTCCTTCTACGCCCTGGATCTGCGCAAGTACGGCCGCTCGCTGCGAGAGCACCAGTCGCCGAACTTCGTCCGCGATCTGCGGGAGTACGACGAGGAGCTGGACGAGGCCGTCCGGATCATCCGCGAGCAGGACGGGCACACCGAGCTGCTGGTCAACGGCCACTCCACCGGCGGCCTGATCGCCGCCCTGTGGACCGCCCGCCGGGCCGGGCGCGGCCTGGTCGACGGGCTCTTCCTCAACAGCCCCTTCCTCGCCATGCCCACCAACGTCGCGGTACGAACCCTGGGCGCCCCGGCCGTCGGCGCACTGGGCCGGTTGGCCGCCACCCGCAAGCTGCCCGCTCCGCTCAACCCGCACTACGTGCACAGCCTGCACCGCGACCACCGCGGCAGCTGGGACTTCGACCTGACGCTCAAGCCCGCCGAGGGCTTCCCGATGTACGCCGGCTGGCTGGCCGCCATCCAGCACGGCCACCGCCAGGTCCGGCGCGGCCTGCACATCGACTGCCCCGTGCTGCTGATGGCCTCCACCGGCAGCATCTCCACCAGCAAGTGGCACCCCGACCTGCACCGGCGCGACGCGGTGCTGCGCGCCGACGACATCGCCGCCCTCGGCCCGCGCCTGGGCCGGCAGGTCACCGTCGTCCGGATCGAGGGCGGCGTGCACGACCTGGTGCTCTCCGGGCCCGAGGCCCGCGCGCAGGTCTTCACCGAGCTGGACCGCTGGCTGAAGGCGTATCAGTGACCATACCGCCGGGTGATGCCGCGGCCGAGTCGGCGGGTGAGGCCGCTGCTGAGCCGGCGGGTGGTGCCTCGGCCCAGCCGTCGGCCGATGCCTCTGGTGAGCCGTCGGCTGCTGCCGCGGCCGGGCTCGCCGCCGGACCCTGGGCCGAGGAGAGCGAGCCGGTGCCCGTGCAGCGCGCGGTCGCCTTCGGCACGGCGAAGCTGATGCCCGACCTCGACAGCGACGGTGCCTGGCTGCTCACCCTGGACGGCACCCCGCAGTCCTACGTCGATCTCGCCGAGCC
It includes:
- a CDS encoding AI-2E family transporter; amino-acid sequence: MSGRSSDEPTPAEPGPPHRTEPLDRPSPAAYRLPPAVRLAAAWSVAVILFITVGGLIVYALVALRAATVPLFLALLGTALLYPVMPWLVRRGLSRGLAAGLTCAVLVAAVFGVLAVLTNSLVHSAPQIAHSLQQAGDQIAERLGPLGDRIKYALSQSAGSGSSLVSSLADGVLSGLGLATQVITGSVLALALVFFFLRDGHRGDELVRSVLPDERADTVIACGLKAFAAMAGFMRGTTLIALIDATFITTGLLILDVPGAAGLGALVFLGAFVPFIGAFLSGTVAVLVALADGGLSRALWTLGVVLAVQMVEGNVLQPMIQSRTVELHPATIMIAVVAGSGVAGILGALLAVPLSAAGLGIINVLRSRPGPGGPSRGAGSAAGGAAADG
- a CDS encoding alpha/beta hydrolase, which produces MEFRTDILGEPYEAADLELRPDNEGPVGATLVRRLTPQPTDGSPRRAVLYLHGYVDYFFQTHLADHYAALGYSFYALDLRKYGRSLREHQSPNFVRDLREYDEELDEAVRIIREQDGHTELLVNGHSTGGLIAALWTARRAGRGLVDGLFLNSPFLAMPTNVAVRTLGAPAVGALGRLAATRKLPAPLNPHYVHSLHRDHRGSWDFDLTLKPAEGFPMYAGWLAAIQHGHRQVRRGLHIDCPVLLMASTGSISTSKWHPDLHRRDAVLRADDIAALGPRLGRQVTVVRIEGGVHDLVLSGPEARAQVFTELDRWLKAYQ